Proteins encoded together in one Variovorax paradoxus window:
- a CDS encoding purine-nucleoside phosphorylase: MMFFHRPFSSSCVRWLSACGAALLVAACASPGSSTAPTARPAATAAPIKVKVFVAAMFEIGQNTGDRAGEFQHWYERYWKGAAPMAVPGALQPVYCNADGVCGAVLGMGKVNSSSSMQAILLNPQFDFSQAYYVISGVAGTPPARGTIGEVSWATWLVDYDLGHRWAPEENKPGEPTFMPRKGYEEYRRFKLNPDLVGWAMKLSSDTPLKDSDSARKYRLRYPDAAARRAPFVGTGTHMTGDTFFHGPGMSKQAQYIARLYGADDYVITEMEAAAIALVIKRTHGTDRVMSLRGAVNFDQGNPKESTLQHLDPAPGETAGGFAETVENIALVGTRVVDHIVAHWPQWQAGVPKP; the protein is encoded by the coding sequence ATGATGTTCTTCCATCGGCCGTTCTCGTCCTCTTGCGTGCGCTGGCTCTCGGCCTGCGGCGCGGCGCTGCTTGTCGCAGCCTGTGCTTCGCCCGGTTCCTCCACCGCGCCGACGGCACGGCCTGCCGCCACTGCCGCGCCCATCAAGGTGAAGGTCTTCGTTGCAGCCATGTTCGAGATCGGGCAGAACACCGGCGACCGGGCCGGCGAGTTCCAGCACTGGTACGAGCGCTACTGGAAGGGCGCCGCGCCGATGGCCGTGCCCGGCGCATTGCAGCCCGTGTATTGCAATGCCGACGGCGTGTGCGGCGCGGTGCTCGGCATGGGCAAGGTCAACTCCTCGTCGTCGATGCAGGCCATCCTGCTGAACCCGCAGTTCGATTTCTCGCAGGCCTACTACGTGATTTCCGGCGTGGCCGGCACGCCGCCCGCGCGCGGCACCATCGGCGAGGTGAGCTGGGCAACCTGGCTCGTGGACTACGACCTCGGCCACCGCTGGGCGCCCGAGGAGAACAAACCCGGCGAGCCCACCTTCATGCCGCGCAAGGGCTACGAGGAATACCGCCGCTTCAAGCTCAACCCAGATCTCGTGGGCTGGGCCATGAAGCTCTCGTCCGATACGCCGCTGAAAGACTCGGACAGCGCGCGCAAATACCGCCTGCGCTACCCCGATGCGGCAGCGCGGCGCGCGCCTTTCGTGGGCACCGGCACCCACATGACCGGCGACACCTTCTTTCACGGCCCCGGCATGTCGAAGCAGGCGCAATACATCGCCAGGCTCTACGGCGCTGACGACTACGTGATCACCGAAATGGAAGCCGCCGCCATCGCGCTCGTGATCAAGCGCACCCACGGCACCGACCGCGTGATGAGCCTGCGCGGCGCGGTCAACTTCGACCAGGGCAACCCGAAGGAAAGCACGCTGCAGCACCTGGACCCGGCGCCGGGCGAAACAGCCGGCGGATTTGCCGAGACGGTGGAGAACATCGCGCTGGTGGGCACGCGCGTGGTGGACCACATCGTGGCCCACTGGCCGCAATGGCAGGCCGGCGTGCCCAAGCCCTGA
- a CDS encoding TIGR02117 family protein translates to MPNRWLRRVALALLVLPLLAAVYVGTACALMFWPANATPRGEATTDAPEVQAWVLSNGVHTDLVFPVRSAAVDWGQIFPVAHFKAVPPDAEFIAIGWGDREFYLNTPTWGDLTASRAFGALRGGNRALLHVTYLRRSQLRHNAFELPLAQAQYAQLAAYVRAALPAGRATPIAGAHYGNDDAFYEAEGGYHLFETCNTWTGRGLRQAGVTASRWTPFDFNVTWHLQPVRP, encoded by the coding sequence ATGCCGAACCGCTGGCTCCGGCGCGTTGCCCTCGCACTGCTGGTCCTGCCGCTGCTGGCCGCGGTATACGTGGGCACGGCGTGTGCGCTGATGTTCTGGCCCGCCAATGCAACGCCTCGGGGTGAAGCGACCACCGATGCGCCCGAGGTGCAGGCCTGGGTCTTGAGCAACGGCGTGCACACCGACCTGGTGTTTCCGGTTCGCTCGGCAGCTGTCGATTGGGGGCAGATCTTTCCGGTCGCGCACTTCAAAGCGGTGCCGCCCGATGCGGAGTTCATCGCCATCGGCTGGGGCGACCGCGAGTTCTACCTGAACACGCCGACGTGGGGCGACCTGACCGCGTCGCGCGCATTCGGCGCGCTGCGCGGCGGCAACCGTGCGCTGCTGCACGTTACCTATCTGCGCCGCTCCCAGTTGCGGCACAACGCCTTCGAGCTGCCGCTCGCGCAGGCGCAGTACGCGCAGCTCGCAGCCTACGTGCGTGCCGCGCTGCCAGCGGGCCGCGCAACACCGATTGCCGGTGCGCACTATGGCAACGACGACGCCTTCTACGAAGCCGAGGGCGGTTACCACCTCTTCGAGACCTGCAACACCTGGACCGGCCGCGGCCTGCGGCAGGCGGGCGTCACCGCAAGCCGCTGGACGCCCTTCGATTTCAATGTGACGTGGCACCTGCAGCCGGTGCGGCCCTGA
- the dinB gene encoding DNA polymerase IV — protein sequence MSSTPVPTPPIRRIAHLDMDAFFASVELLRYPQLKGLPVVIGGGRRSVDEAIRHVPEGGTLADIPVDAFPRLRDYVGRGVITTATYPARQFGVGSAMGLMKAAKLCPQAIILPVDFEEIRKYSRTFKQIIREVAPLMEDRGVDEVYIDFTDVPGGQRDGGRSLARLIQKAILDATGLTCSIGVAPNKLIAKMASEFNKPNGISVVYEDDLQTLIWPLPCRKVNGIGPKADEKLKRFGIETVGQLAARERDWLIQNFGKSTGAWMHEVAWGRDNRPVVTESEPVSMSRETTFDRDLHAVRDRAELGAIFTHLCEKLAEDLQRKGYVGKTIGIKLRYDDFKIATRDQTIDRYTADGKTIRQVGGLCLKRVPLERPLRLLGVRVGALAKAGSPEAMAPAGAGAPRAPTDAAATTASLF from the coding sequence GTGAGTTCCACGCCCGTGCCAACGCCCCCCATCCGCCGCATCGCCCACCTCGACATGGACGCCTTCTTCGCGTCCGTCGAGCTGCTTCGCTATCCGCAGCTCAAGGGGCTGCCGGTGGTGATTGGCGGTGGGCGGCGCAGCGTGGACGAAGCGATTCGCCATGTGCCCGAAGGCGGCACGCTGGCCGACATTCCGGTCGACGCTTTTCCGCGCCTGAGGGACTATGTGGGCCGCGGCGTGATCACCACCGCCACCTACCCTGCGCGGCAGTTCGGCGTGGGCTCGGCCATGGGGCTCATGAAGGCGGCAAAGCTGTGCCCGCAGGCGATCATCCTGCCGGTGGATTTCGAGGAAATCCGCAAGTATTCGCGCACCTTCAAGCAGATCATCAGGGAGGTTGCGCCGCTGATGGAAGACCGGGGCGTGGACGAGGTGTACATCGACTTCACCGACGTGCCAGGCGGCCAGCGTGACGGCGGGCGGTCGCTCGCGCGGCTGATCCAGAAAGCGATCCTCGACGCAACCGGCCTTACCTGCTCCATTGGCGTGGCGCCCAACAAGCTCATTGCCAAGATGGCGAGCGAGTTCAACAAGCCCAACGGCATCTCGGTGGTCTACGAGGACGACTTGCAGACCCTCATCTGGCCGCTGCCTTGCCGCAAGGTGAACGGCATCGGGCCCAAGGCGGACGAAAAGCTCAAGCGCTTCGGCATCGAGACGGTGGGCCAGCTCGCGGCACGCGAGCGGGATTGGCTCATCCAGAATTTTGGCAAATCCACGGGCGCGTGGATGCACGAGGTGGCCTGGGGGCGCGACAACCGGCCGGTGGTGACCGAAAGCGAGCCTGTGTCGATGAGCCGCGAAACCACGTTCGACCGCGACCTGCATGCGGTGCGCGACCGCGCCGAGCTCGGCGCCATCTTCACCCACCTGTGCGAAAAGCTGGCCGAAGACCTGCAGCGCAAGGGCTACGTGGGCAAGACCATCGGCATCAAGCTGCGCTATGACGATTTCAAGATTGCCACCCGCGACCAGACCATCGACCGCTACACCGCCGACGGCAAGACCATCCGCCAGGTCGGCGGGCTGTGCCTGAAGCGCGTGCCGCTCGAGCGGCCGCTGCGCCTCCTGGGCGTGCGCGTGGGCGCGCTGGCCAAGGCGGGCAGCCCCGAGGCGATGGCGCCTGCCGGCGCGGGTGCGCCGCGTGCGCCAACCGATGCGGCGGCCACCACCGCGTCGCTCTTCTGA
- a CDS encoding RNase A-like domain-containing protein encodes MSDEVEGMTIALTPVQMAGVLGGQDVPESASLSNRLWGTVGLVGGVVELVGAGVLCLAPEPTMVTKAGCVVLGVHGFDTLATSGRQVWTGTAQRTATAVTASSAAEALGASRETADGIGLAVDVAVPLVVAAGLGAARIIAVTRGGRIRLAEHEAAAGSRLGGHTMARHVGQTDAQLLARVRTATRPGPKAVSTFADLATAERAITETLRANAAAVQAWSRSAAAGSKSPELEHVLGYVVGRGVQFGSTAVNDLSGVRIILKMESYNGKPFYILTAYPI; translated from the coding sequence ATGAGTGACGAAGTCGAAGGCATGACCATTGCGCTGACGCCGGTGCAGATGGCCGGCGTTCTGGGCGGACAGGACGTGCCCGAGTCCGCGAGCCTGAGCAACCGGCTCTGGGGTACCGTCGGGCTGGTGGGCGGCGTCGTGGAACTGGTGGGCGCCGGCGTGCTCTGCCTGGCGCCCGAGCCCACGATGGTGACCAAGGCCGGCTGCGTGGTGCTTGGCGTGCACGGTTTCGACACCCTGGCCACCTCGGGCCGCCAGGTCTGGACGGGCACTGCGCAGCGCACCGCCACCGCCGTCACCGCCAGCTCGGCGGCCGAGGCGCTGGGGGCCTCGCGCGAAACGGCCGACGGCATCGGGCTTGCGGTCGACGTGGCCGTTCCGCTGGTGGTGGCCGCGGGGCTAGGAGCCGCCCGCATCATTGCCGTGACGCGCGGCGGCCGCATCCGTCTGGCCGAGCATGAAGCCGCCGCCGGCTCGAGGCTCGGCGGACACACCATGGCGCGGCACGTCGGCCAGACAGACGCACAACTGCTGGCCAGGGTGCGAACCGCAACGCGGCCGGGTCCCAAGGCCGTATCTACTTTTGCCGACCTTGCCACGGCGGAACGCGCAATCACCGAGACCCTCCGCGCCAACGCAGCCGCGGTGCAAGCCTGGTCACGCAGTGCGGCCGCAGGCAGCAAGTCGCCGGAGCTGGAGCATGTGCTGGGCTATGTGGTGGGGCGGGGCGTGCAGTTCGGCAGCACGGCCGTCAACGATCTTTCGGGCGTGCGGATCATCCTCAAGATGGAAAGCTACAACGGCAAGCCGTTCTACATCCTGACGGCGTATCCGATCTGA
- a CDS encoding YiiX family permuted papain-like enzyme, which produces MKNNIPSCAAALLLPALLCLSAAPVHAALKDGDIVFHTSRSAQSLAVQRATGSRYSHMGVVLMRGGKPYVFEAVSTVRYTPLAQWTARGDGGHYVAKRLRNAGSLLTPAAVARLHAGSADYEGRPYDLTFEWSDQRIYCSELVWKLYQRALGVRIGELQKIRSFKLDDPAVRAKMRERYGDKVPMDEPVISPVAMFESPLLTTVETR; this is translated from the coding sequence ATGAAGAACAACATTCCATCCTGCGCGGCAGCCCTGCTGCTGCCCGCCCTGCTCTGCCTCTCTGCCGCCCCGGTGCATGCCGCGCTGAAAGACGGCGACATCGTCTTTCATACCTCGCGCTCGGCCCAGAGCCTGGCGGTGCAGCGCGCCACCGGTTCGCGCTACAGCCACATGGGCGTGGTGCTGATGCGCGGCGGCAAGCCCTATGTGTTCGAGGCGGTGTCGACAGTGCGCTACACGCCGCTCGCGCAATGGACGGCGCGTGGCGACGGCGGGCACTACGTGGCAAAGCGGCTGCGCAATGCCGGCTCGCTGCTCACGCCCGCCGCGGTGGCCCGCCTGCACGCCGGCTCAGCCGACTACGAAGGCCGCCCCTACGACCTGACTTTCGAATGGTCGGACCAGCGCATCTACTGCTCCGAGCTCGTCTGGAAGCTCTACCAGCGCGCATTGGGCGTGCGCATTGGCGAGCTGCAGAAGATTCGCAGCTTCAAGCTCGACGACCCCGCGGTGCGCGCCAAGATGCGCGAGCGCTACGGCGACAAAGTGCCGATGGATGAACCGGTGATCTCGCCGGTGGCGATGTTCGAATCGCCGCTGCTCACCACGGTGGAGACGCGCTGA
- a CDS encoding putative glycolipid-binding domain-containing protein, translating into MQTVASILWRRLDAPGHDACRLERNATAWQLDGAAVFRLEDQRIAQLHYRVRCDLHWHAQWGTVRGWLGSAAVDLSIARDARGHWKLNDEAVPDLSHCVDLDLGFTPATNLLQLRRLNLAEGEGADAPAAWVDLEGGVLSELVQRYERTASNQYAYEARRFDYAAMLGVTSDCFVRDYPGLWIAEA; encoded by the coding sequence ATGCAAACCGTCGCTTCCATCCTGTGGCGCAGGCTCGATGCACCGGGCCACGACGCCTGCCGCCTCGAACGCAACGCCACCGCCTGGCAACTCGACGGCGCCGCCGTATTCCGGCTCGAAGACCAGCGCATTGCGCAACTGCACTACCGCGTGCGCTGCGACCTGCACTGGCATGCGCAATGGGGCACCGTGCGCGGCTGGCTCGGCAGTGCCGCTGTCGATCTGTCGATTGCCCGCGATGCGCGCGGGCATTGGAAACTCAACGACGAAGCGGTGCCCGACCTCTCGCATTGCGTCGACCTCGACCTTGGCTTTACGCCAGCCACCAACCTGCTGCAGTTGCGCCGGCTCAATCTTGCAGAGGGTGAAGGCGCCGATGCGCCGGCCGCCTGGGTCGATCTGGAGGGCGGCGTATTGAGCGAGCTGGTGCAGCGCTACGAACGCACCGCAAGCAACCAGTACGCCTATGAGGCCAGGCGCTTCGACTATGCGGCAATGCTGGGCGTCACGTCCGACTGTTTCGTGCGCGACTATCCGGGCCTCTGGATCGCCGAGGCGTAG
- a CDS encoding MFS family transporter translates to MSAATPVTPGPSASGSPPRQYTAEEKRHRVFSIMAASSGNLVEWFDFYVYAFSALYFASAFFPKSDPTVQLLNTAGVFAAGFLMRPIGGWLFGRIADRIGRKTSMLISVTMMCGGSLVIAFLPTYAQIGAWAPFLLLVCRLFQGLSVGGEYGTTATYMSEVALRGQRGFFSSFQYVTLIGGQLLAVLVIVVLEQLLTEAELKAWGWRIPFVIGAVAAVVALLLRRTLHETQSAEAKANKEAGSMAGLFKHHMPAFLTVLGFTAGGSLIFYTFTTYMQKYLVNTVHLPIKTASYVMTGALFLYMCMQPVFGALSDRIGRRNNMLLFGGLGALATVPILTALQHTTNPVVAFVLIIVALAIVSFYTSISGIVKAEMFPPEVRALGVGLAYAVANALFGGSAEYVALGLKTLGHESAFFWYVSAMMVIAFLVSLRLPRQAAYLHHDH, encoded by the coding sequence ATGAGCGCAGCCACGCCGGTCACGCCAGGCCCTTCGGCCTCCGGATCACCTCCACGCCAATACACGGCAGAAGAAAAACGCCACCGTGTCTTCTCGATCATGGCGGCCTCGTCGGGCAACCTGGTCGAATGGTTCGACTTCTATGTGTACGCCTTTTCGGCGCTGTACTTTGCGTCGGCCTTCTTTCCCAAGTCGGACCCGACCGTACAGCTCCTGAACACCGCCGGCGTGTTCGCGGCCGGCTTCCTCATGCGGCCCATCGGCGGCTGGCTCTTCGGCCGCATTGCCGACAGGATCGGGCGCAAGACCTCGATGCTGATCTCGGTCACCATGATGTGCGGCGGCTCGCTGGTCATCGCGTTCTTGCCCACGTATGCGCAAATCGGCGCGTGGGCGCCCTTCCTGCTGCTGGTGTGCCGGCTGTTCCAGGGCCTTTCGGTGGGGGGTGAATACGGCACCACCGCCACCTACATGAGCGAGGTGGCGCTGCGCGGCCAGCGCGGTTTCTTCTCGTCTTTCCAGTACGTCACGCTGATCGGCGGGCAGCTGCTCGCGGTGCTGGTGATCGTGGTGCTCGAACAGCTTCTCACCGAGGCCGAGCTCAAGGCCTGGGGCTGGCGCATTCCCTTCGTCATTGGCGCGGTGGCCGCCGTGGTGGCGCTCCTGCTGCGCCGCACGCTGCACGAAACCCAGAGCGCCGAGGCCAAGGCCAACAAGGAAGCCGGCAGCATGGCCGGGCTGTTCAAGCACCACATGCCGGCCTTTCTTACCGTGCTGGGCTTCACGGCCGGCGGCTCGCTCATCTTCTACACCTTCACTACCTACATGCAGAAGTACCTGGTGAACACGGTGCACCTGCCGATCAAGACCGCGAGCTACGTGATGACCGGCGCGCTCTTTCTGTACATGTGCATGCAGCCGGTGTTCGGCGCGCTGTCCGACCGTATCGGCCGGCGCAACAACATGCTGTTGTTCGGCGGGCTCGGGGCGCTGGCCACGGTGCCGATTCTCACGGCGCTGCAGCACACCACCAACCCTGTGGTGGCTTTTGTGCTGATCATCGTCGCACTGGCGATCGTGAGTTTCTACACATCCATCAGCGGCATCGTGAAGGCGGAGATGTTTCCGCCCGAGGTACGCGCGCTGGGCGTGGGCCTGGCCTATGCGGTTGCCAATGCCCTCTTCGGCGGCTCGGCCGAGTACGTGGCGCTGGGCCTCAAGACGCTGGGGCACGAATCCGCGTTCTTCTGGTACGTGAGCGCCATGATGGTGATTGCGTTTCTCGTGAGCTTGCGGCTTCCGCGGCAGGCGGCGTACCTGCACCACGACCACTGA
- a CDS encoding alpha-hydroxy acid oxidase translates to MPDLSKITCIEDLRVVAKRRVPKMFYDYADSGAWTEGTYRANESDFQKIKLRQRVAVNMEGRTTRSTMIGQDVAMPVAIAPTGLTGMQHADGEILGARAAKAFGIPFTLSTMSICSLEDIAENTGRHPFWFQLYVMKDRDFIERLIERARAANVSALQLTLDLQILGQRHKDIKNGLSTPPKPTIANMINLATKPHWCLGMLGTKRRTFGNIAGHAKGVKDLSSLSSWTAEQFDPALSWADVEWIKKRWGGKLILKGIMDAEDARLAANSGADALIVSNHGGRQLDGAPSSISALPTIVDAVGSNIEVWMDGGIRSGQDVLKARALGARGTLIGRSFLYGLGAYGQAGVTRALQIIHKELDITMAFCGHTNIEKVDSGILLPGTF, encoded by the coding sequence GTGCCCGACCTTTCCAAGATTACCTGCATCGAAGACCTGCGGGTAGTCGCCAAGCGGCGCGTGCCGAAAATGTTCTACGACTACGCCGACTCCGGCGCGTGGACAGAGGGCACCTACCGCGCCAACGAGAGCGATTTCCAGAAGATCAAGCTGCGCCAGCGCGTGGCCGTCAACATGGAAGGCCGCACCACGCGGTCCACGATGATCGGCCAGGACGTGGCCATGCCGGTGGCCATTGCGCCCACGGGCCTTACCGGCATGCAGCACGCCGACGGCGAGATCCTCGGTGCGCGCGCGGCCAAGGCTTTCGGCATTCCGTTCACGCTGTCGACCATGAGCATCTGCTCGCTGGAAGACATTGCGGAAAACACCGGCCGGCATCCGTTCTGGTTTCAGCTCTACGTCATGAAGGACCGCGATTTCATCGAGCGCCTGATCGAGCGTGCCCGCGCGGCCAACGTGTCGGCGCTGCAGCTCACGCTCGACCTGCAGATCCTCGGGCAGCGCCACAAGGACATCAAGAACGGCCTGTCGACCCCGCCCAAGCCGACCATCGCCAACATGATCAACCTGGCGACCAAGCCGCACTGGTGCCTGGGCATGCTCGGCACCAAGCGCCGCACCTTCGGCAACATCGCAGGCCATGCCAAGGGCGTGAAAGACCTGTCGTCGCTGTCGTCGTGGACGGCCGAGCAGTTCGACCCCGCGCTGAGCTGGGCCGACGTGGAGTGGATCAAGAAGCGCTGGGGCGGCAAGCTGATCCTGAAGGGCATCATGGACGCGGAAGACGCGCGCCTGGCCGCCAACAGCGGTGCGGATGCACTCATCGTTTCCAACCACGGCGGGCGCCAGCTCGACGGCGCGCCCTCTTCCATCTCGGCACTGCCCACTATCGTCGATGCGGTGGGCAGCAACATCGAGGTCTGGATGGACGGCGGCATCCGCAGCGGGCAGGACGTGCTCAAGGCCCGCGCGCTCGGCGCCCGCGGCACGCTCATCGGCCGCAGCTTTCTCTACGGCCTGGGTGCCTATGGGCAAGCCGGCGTGACACGCGCACTGCAAATCATCCACAAGGAACTCGACATCACCATGGCGTTTTGCGGCCACACCAATATCGAGAAGGTGGATTCGGGCATCCTGCTGCCGGGCACCTTCTAA
- a CDS encoding LysR substrate-binding domain-containing protein, whose product MASTRLPSTQGLQAFEAVARLRSVNLAAEELSVTPSAVSHRIRQLESQLALKFFSGNDFSLTADGIAYLARVREAIAALQQVPGREPESQVRRLRVAVTPTFSRQMLLPRLALFRDAYPSIELMLQVTTPVRNMTAEEADIELRFGTGPFHDREFFQLLTDEISPVCSPAYLQRYGPFDGFSTDAEVARAQLLRTPLEAWRTWFKACGIGLPEPAAGHQFHDLGLALDAAAEDFGVVLMHLKLGSAWLESGRLVRLSKMSVPSPNAYFICWRPGAMERWECATFVEWLREALRSQLNYFQAGAG is encoded by the coding sequence ATGGCATCAACGCGACTTCCCTCGACGCAGGGCCTGCAGGCCTTCGAGGCCGTCGCACGGCTGCGCAGCGTGAACCTTGCGGCGGAAGAACTCAGCGTCACGCCCAGCGCGGTGAGCCACCGCATACGGCAACTCGAATCGCAGCTGGCGCTCAAGTTCTTCAGCGGCAACGACTTCAGCCTGACTGCCGATGGCATTGCCTACCTGGCCCGCGTGCGAGAAGCCATTGCGGCGTTGCAGCAGGTGCCCGGGCGAGAGCCCGAGTCGCAGGTGCGGCGGCTTCGCGTGGCGGTCACTCCCACCTTCTCGCGCCAGATGCTGCTGCCCCGGCTCGCCCTGTTCCGCGATGCGTATCCGAGCATCGAACTCATGCTGCAGGTAACCACGCCGGTGCGCAACATGACGGCCGAAGAGGCCGACATCGAACTGCGTTTCGGCACCGGGCCGTTTCACGACCGCGAATTCTTCCAGCTGCTGACGGACGAGATATCCCCCGTGTGCAGCCCGGCCTACCTGCAGCGCTATGGTCCCTTCGACGGTTTTTCCACCGATGCGGAGGTTGCCCGTGCGCAGTTGCTGCGCACGCCGCTGGAGGCTTGGCGCACCTGGTTCAAGGCCTGCGGCATCGGGCTGCCCGAGCCGGCCGCGGGCCATCAGTTTCACGACCTGGGCCTTGCGCTCGACGCAGCGGCCGAAGACTTCGGCGTGGTGCTCATGCACCTGAAGCTGGGGAGCGCCTGGCTGGAAAGCGGCCGCCTGGTGCGGCTCTCGAAAATGAGCGTGCCCTCGCCCAATGCCTATTTCATTTGCTGGCGGCCCGGTGCCATGGAGCGCTGGGAGTGCGCAACCTTTGTGGAATGGCTGCGCGAGGCGCTGCGCAGCCAGCTGAATTATTTTCAGGCCGGGGCCGGGTAA
- a CDS encoding TetR/AcrR family transcriptional regulator, giving the protein MDISGLPARERILHTAHNLFYADGIRATGIDRVIAASGVTKVTFYRHFPSKDDLVREFLDHRHALWMAWFVDALGRRGAHERAGNAGALLLLPEVMAEWFADPVFRGCAFINSVAEVGGSVEGAAERAREHKREMVEVIAGLLPAGSASRMALAQAAALGVDGAIVKAQMGGPALAREAVDDLRRLLEALVVASAPGATR; this is encoded by the coding sequence ATGGACATCTCCGGACTGCCCGCGCGTGAGCGCATCCTGCACACGGCGCACAACCTCTTTTACGCGGACGGCATCCGCGCCACGGGCATCGACCGCGTCATTGCGGCCTCGGGCGTGACCAAGGTCACCTTCTACCGGCACTTTCCGTCCAAGGACGACCTGGTGCGCGAGTTTCTCGACCATCGCCACGCCCTGTGGATGGCATGGTTCGTCGATGCGCTGGGCCGGCGCGGCGCACACGAGCGTGCCGGCAATGCGGGGGCCTTGCTGCTGCTGCCCGAGGTCATGGCCGAATGGTTTGCCGATCCGGTCTTCAGGGGCTGTGCGTTCATCAATTCGGTGGCCGAGGTGGGCGGCAGCGTCGAAGGCGCCGCCGAGCGTGCGCGTGAGCACAAGCGCGAGATGGTCGAGGTCATCGCGGGCCTGCTGCCTGCCGGCTCTGCGTCGCGCATGGCGCTCGCGCAGGCTGCCGCGCTGGGGGTAGACGGCGCCATCGTCAAGGCGCAGATGGGCGGCCCGGCGCTGGCGCGCGAGGCGGTGGACGACCTCCGCCGACTGCTCGAGGCGCTGGTTGTTGCATCTGCACCGGGCGCGACTCGATAA
- a CDS encoding nuclear transport factor 2 family protein: MESRPPLPPFTLETATKKVQAAEDAWNTRDPVRVSLAYTPDTEWRNRADFVNGREQVVQFLTRKWEREHDYRLKKTLWAFMDNRIAVRFEYEWHDAAGQWFRSHGNENWEFAENGLMQRRYASINDQPISESERKFRWER; this comes from the coding sequence ATGGAATCCCGCCCGCCGCTGCCTCCCTTCACCCTTGAAACTGCAACGAAGAAAGTGCAGGCTGCAGAAGACGCCTGGAACACGCGCGACCCGGTCCGTGTGAGCCTGGCCTACACGCCGGACACCGAATGGCGCAACCGCGCCGACTTCGTCAACGGCCGCGAACAGGTGGTGCAATTTCTCACCCGCAAGTGGGAGCGGGAGCACGACTACCGCCTGAAGAAAACGCTCTGGGCCTTCATGGACAACCGCATTGCCGTGCGCTTCGAGTACGAGTGGCATGACGCAGCGGGGCAGTGGTTCCGCAGCCACGGCAACGAGAACTGGGAGTTTGCCGAGAACGGCCTGATGCAGCGGCGCTACGCGAGCATCAACGACCAGCCTATTTCCGAATCGGAGCGCAAGTTCCGCTGGGAGCGCTGA
- the cynS gene encoding cyanase has translation MNRNDVTEKIITVKVSKGIQWADVARKVGLSKEWTTAACLGQMTLDDKQAKIIGKIFGLTAEEQKWLKVVPYKGSLPTPVPTDPLIYRWYEVVSVYGSTIKELIHEEFGDGIMSAIDFSMDIQRQPDPKGDRVNVVLSGKFLPYKTY, from the coding sequence ATGAACCGCAACGACGTTACCGAGAAGATCATCACCGTGAAGGTGTCCAAGGGCATCCAATGGGCCGACGTGGCCAGGAAGGTGGGCCTCTCCAAGGAGTGGACCACCGCCGCATGCCTGGGGCAGATGACGCTCGACGACAAGCAGGCCAAGATCATCGGCAAGATCTTCGGCTTGACCGCCGAAGAGCAGAAGTGGCTCAAGGTCGTGCCCTACAAGGGCTCGCTGCCCACCCCCGTGCCGACCGATCCGCTCATCTACCGCTGGTACGAGGTGGTGAGCGTGTACGGCAGCACCATCAAGGAACTGATCCACGAAGAGTTCGGCGACGGCATCATGAGCGCCATCGACTTCAGCATGGACATCCAGCGCCAGCCCGACCCCAAGGGTGACCGCGTCAACGTGGTGCTCTCGGGCAAGTTTCTGCCCTACAAGACCTACTGA